From a single Thermoproteales archaeon genomic region:
- a CDS encoding amidohydrolase: MTEEILLRNCKYVVTMNGEVLRDRDILIRGNEIAAIGERLEKTGLMIDCHDKIAMPGLVNCHTHAAMILFRGLYDDAELDEWLRKVWIIEARLKPRLVYLASKLAIYEMLSSGVTAFIDMYFYPEETAKAVIETGMRAMLGPVFLDNFYDPREVRRELEEFYKKYSNSPLVAPIVNVHSIYTCSEETLLMAKEFSDDKNVDIYMHVSETRREIYECKKKHGVFPVEYLDRLGLLSDRMRLIHLGWVASWEIELIRERNSSAVYCPTSSMKLATAGFFPFKEMLRSGITVGLGTEGAATNNCLDMFREMKNTVLLQRNNYWDAGVKAIDALYSATVNGGVVMRRKVGKISEGFLADLVLVDADSIRLQPVRMSNILSSLVYSATGADVAMTIVNGKIAYNREEASKLKEDAREIAKELNAFINEHATD, encoded by the coding sequence ATGACCGAAGAGATTCTTCTAAGGAACTGCAAGTACGTAGTAACTATGAACGGAGAAGTGCTACGTGACAGAGATATCTTAATTCGAGGTAACGAGATAGCGGCTATAGGGGAACGCTTAGAAAAAACCGGTTTAATGATCGACTGCCATGACAAGATAGCAATGCCAGGTCTCGTTAACTGTCATACACATGCTGCCATGATTTTATTCCGCGGCCTTTACGATGATGCCGAGCTTGACGAATGGCTGAGGAAAGTCTGGATTATAGAAGCTAGGCTTAAGCCACGGCTTGTCTATCTAGCGTCTAAACTAGCGATATACGAGATGTTATCCTCGGGAGTAACGGCTTTCATAGATATGTATTTTTATCCTGAGGAAACCGCTAAGGCAGTTATCGAAACTGGGATGAGGGCTATGCTAGGTCCCGTGTTCTTAGATAACTTTTACGATCCGCGTGAAGTGCGCAGGGAACTCGAAGAATTTTACAAAAAATACAGCAATTCTCCTCTTGTAGCGCCAATCGTCAATGTCCACTCGATCTATACTTGTTCAGAGGAGACGCTCTTGATGGCTAAAGAATTCTCAGATGATAAAAACGTGGATATCTACATGCACGTATCAGAGACTAGGCGTGAAATCTACGAATGTAAGAAAAAGCATGGGGTTTTTCCGGTGGAATACCTGGATAGGCTTGGGCTTCTCTCTGATAGAATGCGGCTGATTCACCTAGGCTGGGTCGCTAGCTGGGAGATAGAGCTTATAAGAGAGAGAAACTCTAGCGCTGTTTACTGTCCAACGTCGAGCATGAAGCTTGCTACGGCTGGTTTCTTTCCTTTCAAGGAGATGTTAAGAAGTGGTATAACAGTTGGGTTAGGGACAGAAGGCGCGGCAACAAACAATTGTCTTGACATGTTTAGAGAGATGAAAAACACGGTGCTGCTGCAGCGTAATAATTACTGGGATGCTGGGGTTAAAGCGATTGATGCTTTATACTCCGCAACGGTGAATGGGGGTGTTGTTATGAGGAGGAAAGTTGGGAAAATATCAGAAGGTTTTCTCGCTGATCTAGTATTAGTTGATGCTGATTCGATCAGGTTGCAGCCTGTTAGAATGAGCAATATATTGTCATCGCTTGTCTACTCTGCTACCGGTGCAGATGTCGCAATGACGATTGTGAACGGAAAAATAGCTTACAATAGGGAGGAAGCTTCAAAGCTTAAGGAAGATGCACGAGAGATAGCAAAAGAGCTAAACGCTTTCATAAACGAGCATGCTACCGATTAA